Genomic DNA from Anaerolineae bacterium:
TTATGTAGCTCTCGGCCACATCCACTGCTTTCAAAACTTAAACCCTGGAGAATATCCTCCCATAATCTATTCGGGGAGCCTGGAGCGGGTGGACTTCAGCGAAGAGAAGGAACGGAAAGGCTTTGTGGAAGTTTTTCTCATGAAAGGCGAAACTTCCTGGAACTTCATTCCGGTAAAAGCCCGTCCTTTCCTGACCATTGAGGTTGATGTGCGGGGCGAACAGGAACCGGAAAAAGCTCTCTTTAACAAACTAATGGCCTATCGTGAAAAGGCAGAAAGAGCCGTGGTAAGGGTTAGAGTTATAATGCGCGAATGGCAGAAGGTGAATGAGGAAAAGGTCCGGGAAATTCTGAGCAACTGCTACCACCTTGCTAAAATTGAAATGGAAGTGGAAAGAGTTCCCCGCTGGCGCTTGGGCTCCGAAGCGGTAGAATCCCTCGACTGGAAAGAGCTTTTGGAGCGACATTTTAAGGCCAAAAAGCTGCCCCGGGAGGATATAGAGCTTCTCCTCAAATATGCCGAAAAACTCTTCCAGGAGGTTGAAGAATGATCCTCGGCATTATGGGAAGTCCAAGGCGAGGAGGCAACAGTGAGATTTTGCTGGACCAGGCTCTTGCTGGAGCCAGAAGCGCCGGAGCCGATACTGAGAAGGTCGTCCTGGGCCTCCTGAATATCCAGGGATGCACCCACTGCAGCGGCTGTTGGGATACCGGAGAATGCATTATTGAGGATGATATGGGGCTTTTCTACCGGAAATTCAGGGAAATGGAAGCTATCATCGTAGCTGCACCGCTCTATTTCCTCGGCCCTCCAGCTCAGCTAAAGGCAGTCATTGATAGATGTGAAGTCTTCTGGGTCCTTAAAACCCGCTTCAATATTAGTGCATCTCCAACAGGGAAAAAGCGCCCCGGCGCTTTCATATCAGTGGCCGGGGCACCGGGCAAACCCGATACTTTTGACCCTTCCCGCCGGATAATTCGGGCTTTCTTCAGCACTATTGATGTGGCTTATTCCGCTGAACTATTCTTCACAGAGGTAGAGGAACCAGGGAAGATCCGCGCCCATCCAACAGCCTTAGCAGAAGCCTACACCCTCGGGGTCAGAATAGCCCGAAGCCTTTAGGGATAAGAGAAACTTTCCCCGGGTTTGAGGACAATCCCCCGCGCTCTAGTCTCTTCCTCCACCGCTCTCACAAAAGCATGGGGGTCCTGCTTTATTACATCAAAAGTGTCGTAATGCATGGGGATAACGATTTTGGGCTCCAGAAGTTTAACGGCCCTGAGAGCATCATCCGGCCCCATAGTGAAGTTGTCCCCTATGGGTAGTAAAGCTATGTCTATACCCTCTTCCCCGATCAGTTTCATCTCATAGGTCAGGCCCGTATCACCGGCATGGTAAATTTTTACTCCTTCCATGTAGATGAGGAAGCC
This window encodes:
- a CDS encoding flavodoxin family protein; translated protein: MILGIMGSPRRGGNSEILLDQALAGARSAGADTEKVVLGLLNIQGCTHCSGCWDTGECIIEDDMGLFYRKFREMEAIIVAAPLYFLGPPAQLKAVIDRCEVFWVLKTRFNISASPTGKKRPGAFISVAGAPGKPDTFDPSRRIIRAFFSTIDVAYSAELFFTEVEEPGKIRAHPTALAEAYTLGVRIARSL